The Mucilaginibacter yixingensis genome window below encodes:
- a CDS encoding NADH-quinone oxidoreductase subunit I: MEPLSNKKKVLDVKPLTLAEKMYLPAIAKGMAITMSHFFKKKVTIRYPEQQREFSENFRGMHSLKRDEDGRERCTACGLCALSCPAEAITMTAAERQKGEENLYREEKYAAVYEINMLRCIFCGLCEEACPKEAIYLDGPIVPSDTLRKDFIYGKDKLVEAPLNQ; the protein is encoded by the coding sequence ATGGAACCACTAAGTAATAAAAAGAAAGTACTCGATGTAAAACCACTTACCCTGGCCGAGAAGATGTATCTGCCGGCAATTGCTAAGGGTATGGCTATTACCATGAGTCACTTTTTCAAAAAGAAAGTAACCATCCGTTACCCTGAGCAGCAGCGCGAGTTCTCTGAGAACTTCCGTGGTATGCACTCACTGAAACGTGATGAAGACGGTCGCGAGCGTTGTACCGCCTGCGGTTTGTGCGCCTTGTCTTGTCCGGCTGAAGCTATTACCATGACGGCAGCCGAGCGTCAGAAAGGCGAAGAGAACCTGTACCGCGAGGAGAAATATGCAGCAGTTTATGAGATCAACATGCTGCGCTGCATCTTCTGCGGACTGTGCGAAGAAGCTTGCCCGAAAGAGGCAATCTACCTGGATGGACCAATCGTTCCGTCGGATACATTGCGTAAGGATTTTATTTACGGCAAGGATAAATTAGTGGAGGCTCCACTTAATCAATAG
- the nuoK gene encoding NADH-quinone oxidoreductase subunit NuoK yields MESFFNAVKTVPLNHYILLSSVLFCIGVTGVLLRRNAIVIFMSVELMLNAVNLLLTVFSVYRGDASGQVFVFFIMALAAAEVAVGLAIIVMIYRNTSSIDVNVLNRLKW; encoded by the coding sequence ATGGAAAGTTTCTTCAATGCCGTTAAAACCGTGCCGCTTAACCACTACATCTTGTTAAGCAGCGTGCTGTTTTGTATTGGCGTTACCGGTGTGTTACTGCGCCGCAACGCTATTGTGATATTCATGTCGGTAGAGCTGATGCTGAATGCCGTTAACCTGCTGCTCACGGTGTTCTCGGTTTACCGGGGCGATGCATCGGGCCAGGTTTTTGTATTCTTCATCATGGCGCTGGCTGCTGCCGAGGTAGCTGTTGGTCTGGCCATTATTGTGATGATCTACCGCAACACCAGTTCGATTGACGTTAATGTGCTGAACAGGCTAAAATGGTAG
- the nuoF gene encoding NADH-quinone oxidoreductase subunit NuoF → MGRKLLLEHINVPNINTFDVYREKGGYRSVEKALKTMTPDEVVEEVKKSGLRGRGGAGFPTGMKWSFLAKPEGVARYLVCNADESEPGTFKDRFLMTYIPHALIEGMITSSYALGANTSYIYVRGEMMPQIRILEKAIAEAKAKGFLGKNILGTGYDLELYVQPGGGAYICGEETALLESLEGKRGNPRIKPPFPAIAGLYGCPTVVNNVESIAAVVPIINDGGDEYAKLGIGRSTGTKLISAGGNLKKPGVYEIDLGLSCEEFVYSDEYCGGIANGKRLKAVVAGGSSVPILPANLFFKTANNEARLMSYESLADGGFATGTMMGSGGFIAFDEDACIVRNTWNFTRFYHHESCGQCSPCREGTGWMEKVLHRLEYGHGKKSDIDLLVDVSKKIEGNTICPLGDAAAWPVASAIRHFRDEFEWHVTNASEAMTRNYGLAHYADPLPKKEETAA, encoded by the coding sequence ATGGGACGCAAGTTACTGTTAGAACATATTAACGTACCAAACATCAACACTTTTGATGTGTATCGTGAAAAAGGCGGCTACCGTTCGGTAGAGAAAGCCCTGAAAACGATGACGCCTGACGAGGTGGTTGAAGAGGTAAAGAAATCGGGCCTGCGTGGTCGCGGTGGTGCAGGTTTCCCTACCGGGATGAAGTGGAGCTTTTTGGCTAAGCCGGAAGGTGTGGCTCGTTATCTGGTGTGCAACGCCGATGAGTCTGAACCGGGTACGTTCAAAGACCGCTTTTTGATGACCTACATCCCTCACGCTTTAATTGAGGGGATGATCACATCCAGCTATGCGCTGGGCGCCAATACCTCGTACATCTATGTACGCGGTGAGATGATGCCACAGATCCGCATCCTGGAAAAGGCCATCGCTGAAGCAAAAGCAAAAGGATTTTTAGGTAAAAATATACTGGGCACCGGTTATGACCTGGAGCTGTACGTACAACCAGGTGGTGGTGCTTACATCTGCGGTGAAGAAACCGCCCTGCTGGAATCACTGGAAGGTAAACGTGGTAACCCGCGTATTAAGCCGCCATTCCCGGCTATTGCCGGTTTGTATGGCTGCCCAACGGTGGTAAACAACGTAGAGTCAATCGCGGCGGTAGTACCGATCATCAATGATGGTGGCGACGAGTATGCTAAGTTAGGTATCGGCCGTAGTACAGGTACCAAGCTGATCAGTGCCGGCGGTAACCTGAAAAAGCCAGGTGTGTATGAGATTGATCTGGGCCTGAGCTGCGAAGAGTTTGTTTACAGCGATGAGTATTGCGGTGGTATAGCTAACGGCAAACGCCTGAAAGCAGTAGTGGCCGGTGGTTCATCAGTGCCAATTCTGCCAGCTAACCTGTTCTTTAAAACGGCTAACAACGAGGCCCGCTTGATGAGCTACGAATCACTGGCCGACGGTGGTTTTGCTACCGGTACCATGATGGGTTCGGGCGGTTTCATTGCGTTTGACGAAGATGCTTGTATCGTTCGTAATACCTGGAACTTTACCCGTTTCTATCACCATGAAAGCTGCGGCCAATGCTCGCCTTGTCGCGAAGGTACTGGCTGGATGGAGAAAGTGCTGCACAGACTGGAATACGGTCATGGCAAGAAAAGCGATATCGACCTGCTGGTAGACGTATCTAAAAAGATAGAAGGTAACACCATTTGTCCGCTGGGTGACGCGGCAGCCTGGCCGGTAGCCAGCGCCATCCGTCACTTCAGAGATGAGTTTGAATGGCATGTGACCAATGCGAGCGAGGCGATGACCAGGAATTATGGTCTGGCTCATTACGCTGATCCATTGCCTAAGAAGGAAGAAACAGCGGCTTAA
- a CDS encoding 2Fe-2S iron-sulfur cluster-binding protein — MKVTIDGITVEVDPGTTILNAARQIGGDIVPPAMCYYSKLQGSGGKCRTCLVKVSKGSEKDPRPMPKLVASCRTTVMDGMEVQNITSPEVIEARKGVVEMLLINHPLDCPICDQAGECHLQDLGYEHGAAKTRYEFDRRTFEKIDIGDKIQLHMTRCILCYRCVFTADQITDHRIHGILNRGDHSEISTYIQAAVDNDFSGNVIDVCPVGALTDKTFRFKNRVWFTKPVDAHRDCNHEKCNGKVTLWYKGEDVIRVTARKDVYGEVEEFICNECRFDKKKTADWVIEGPRKIANNSVISANHYDTLRPLPVVKTNPVLQENNKNQFERDTRL, encoded by the coding sequence ATGAAAGTAACAATAGACGGTATCACCGTAGAGGTAGACCCCGGGACAACCATCCTCAATGCTGCAAGGCAGATAGGTGGCGATATTGTTCCGCCTGCCATGTGCTATTATTCAAAGCTGCAGGGCAGCGGCGGTAAATGCCGTACCTGTTTGGTTAAGGTAAGCAAAGGTTCTGAGAAAGACCCGCGCCCTATGCCTAAACTGGTGGCCAGCTGCCGTACCACAGTAATGGATGGAATGGAGGTGCAAAACATTACTTCGCCAGAGGTAATAGAGGCACGTAAAGGTGTGGTAGAAATGCTGCTGATCAATCACCCGCTGGATTGCCCTATCTGCGATCAGGCAGGAGAGTGTCATCTGCAGGATTTAGGTTATGAGCACGGCGCTGCTAAAACCCGTTACGAGTTTGACCGACGTACCTTCGAGAAGATTGACATTGGCGATAAGATCCAACTGCACATGACGCGTTGTATCCTTTGCTATCGTTGCGTTTTCACCGCAGATCAGATTACCGATCATCGTATCCATGGTATCCTGAACAGGGGCGATCATTCAGAGATCTCTACCTACATCCAGGCTGCTGTTGATAACGACTTCTCTGGTAACGTGATAGACGTTTGTCCGGTTGGCGCGCTGACTGATAAAACCTTCCGTTTTAAAAACCGTGTATGGTTTACCAAGCCGGTTGACGCACACCGCGATTGTAACCACGAGAAATGCAACGGCAAAGTAACCCTTTGGTATAAAGGTGAAGATGTGATTCGTGTTACGGCCCGTAAAGATGTGTATGGCGAGGTAGAGGAGTTTATCTGTAACGAGTGCCGTTTTGATAAAAAGAAAACTGCCGACTGGGTAATTGAAGGCCCGCGCAAGATTGCTAACAACTCGGTTATCAGCGCTAACCATTATGATACGCTGCGCCCGCTGCCGGTGGTGAAAACCAACCCTGTGCTGCAGGAGAACAATAAAAATCAGTTTGAACGCGATACACGTTTGTAA
- a CDS encoding NADH-quinone oxidoreductase subunit D: MHNHPVYTDNDPQSELSTLNLGPTHPATHGVFQNVLQLDGERIVSGVSTIGYIHRAFEKIAEHRPFYQITPLTDRLNYCSSPINNMGWHMTVEKLLNIQMPKRVDYLRIIVMELARIADHIVCNGVLGVDTGAFTGFLYMMEYREAIYEIYEEICGSRLTTNVGRIGGFERNFNEIFFRKVNKFLAEFPAVLQEFENLFNRNRIFMDRTRGVAAVSAETALGYSWSGVLLRATGVDYDVRAMNPYSSYDDLSFEVPVGTSGDVYDRFLVRNEEMKQSMSMIQQCLDKLKGEDPTIFHADVPEFYLPPKEEVYNNMEALIYHFKIVMGEVETPVGEVYHSVEGANGELGFWLVNDGGRTPYRLHFRRPSFINYQMYAPMSRGMLLSDAIINMSSLNIIAGELDA, translated from the coding sequence ATGCATAACCACCCCGTATATACAGATAACGATCCGCAAAGCGAATTATCGACCCTTAACTTAGGGCCAACGCATCCGGCCACGCACGGCGTATTTCAAAACGTGCTGCAGTTGGATGGCGAACGCATTGTAAGCGGCGTATCTACCATTGGTTACATCCACAGAGCGTTTGAAAAAATTGCCGAACACCGGCCGTTCTATCAAATTACGCCACTGACAGACCGTTTAAACTATTGTTCATCGCCTATTAACAATATGGGCTGGCACATGACGGTTGAAAAACTGCTCAATATTCAGATGCCAAAGCGGGTAGACTACCTGCGTATCATCGTAATGGAGCTGGCCCGTATTGCCGACCACATTGTGTGTAACGGTGTATTGGGGGTAGATACCGGCGCTTTCACGGGTTTCCTCTATATGATGGAATACCGTGAGGCTATTTATGAGATTTATGAAGAGATCTGCGGCTCTCGCTTAACTACCAACGTTGGTCGTATCGGCGGGTTTGAGCGCAATTTCAACGAGATATTTTTCCGCAAGGTAAACAAGTTCTTAGCAGAGTTCCCGGCAGTATTGCAGGAGTTTGAGAACCTGTTTAACCGTAACCGCATCTTTATGGATCGTACTCGCGGCGTGGCTGCGGTAAGTGCAGAAACAGCATTGGGCTACAGCTGGAGCGGCGTTTTGTTGCGCGCTACCGGTGTAGATTATGATGTGCGCGCTATGAATCCGTACAGCTCTTATGATGATCTGAGCTTTGAAGTACCGGTAGGTACGTCAGGTGATGTTTACGATCGTTTCCTGGTGCGTAACGAGGAAATGAAGCAGAGCATGAGCATGATTCAGCAGTGTCTGGACAAATTGAAGGGTGAAGATCCTACCATTTTCCATGCTGATGTGCCAGAATTTTACCTGCCTCCGAAAGAAGAAGTGTACAACAATATGGAAGCGCTGATCTATCACTTTAAAATTGTGATGGGCGAGGTGGAAACACCGGTAGGCGAGGTATACCACTCGGTAGAGGGTGCCAACGGCGAGCTGGGTTTCTGGCTGGTAAATGATGGCGGCCGTACCCCGTACCGCTTACACTTCCGCAGGCCAAGCTTTATCAATTACCAGATGTACGCGCCAATGAGTCGCGGCATGCTGTTAAGCGACGCCATTATTAACATGAGTAGTTTAAACATTATAGCCGGAGAGTTAGATGCTTAA
- a CDS encoding NuoM family protein — protein sequence MTVSILIFLPLLAAAALFLVKNDWAKHIALVATLAELVITGVLISKFNPNTSFPQMDSTAPWIPQIGAYFVVALDGLNIIPVLLTALVLPLIILSTYKHQYDNRAKAFYALILFMQAGMTTVFLAMDGFLFYVGWEAALIPIYFICGMWGGENRVKITLKFFIYTFAGSLFMLAGLIYLYLHNPNGTFDSSDFYNLQLSLKEQSWLFWAFFLAFAIKVPIFPFHTWQPDTYTEAPAAGSMLLSGVMLKMGLYGMVRWMIPILPLGFNQWYPLAITLAVVGIVYASIIAFKQKDGKRLIAYSSIAHVGLISAAILALNWNGLQGAMIQMLSHGINVVGLFIVWDIISRKMNTRDITQLGGIAKVAPVFATCFLIITLGAVALPLTNGFVGEFLLLSGIYDYNIILVAIAGLTIILGAVYMLRMYKGVMQGPTNDLTIQFTDVTGTDKWVLIIISALVIVIGVYPQPILHLSDAGVRDFIHFMTEKMSATGSNTLPVTK from the coding sequence ATGACAGTTTCTATATTAATATTTTTACCGTTACTGGCTGCTGCCGCCCTGTTTTTAGTAAAAAACGATTGGGCCAAGCACATTGCCCTGGTTGCTACGCTGGCTGAACTGGTTATTACCGGTGTTCTGATCAGCAAGTTTAATCCTAATACCAGCTTCCCGCAGATGGATAGCACGGCTCCATGGATTCCGCAGATAGGCGCTTATTTTGTTGTTGCGTTAGATGGTTTGAACATCATCCCGGTGCTGCTTACCGCGCTGGTGCTGCCACTAATTATCCTGAGCACTTATAAACATCAGTATGATAACCGCGCTAAGGCGTTTTATGCACTGATACTGTTTATGCAGGCTGGTATGACCACCGTTTTTCTGGCCATGGACGGATTTCTGTTCTACGTGGGATGGGAAGCGGCGCTGATACCAATCTACTTTATTTGCGGTATGTGGGGCGGCGAGAATCGGGTTAAAATAACGCTTAAGTTCTTCATCTATACCTTTGCCGGTTCATTATTTATGCTGGCAGGTTTGATTTATCTGTATCTGCATAACCCGAATGGTACTTTTGACTCCAGCGATTTTTATAACCTGCAGTTGAGTTTGAAAGAGCAATCATGGTTGTTCTGGGCGTTTTTCCTGGCCTTTGCCATTAAGGTGCCAATCTTCCCGTTCCATACCTGGCAGCCCGATACGTATACCGAGGCACCGGCAGCCGGCAGCATGCTGCTTTCTGGCGTGATGCTGAAGATGGGCTTATATGGTATGGTTAGGTGGATGATCCCTATTTTGCCGCTGGGCTTTAACCAATGGTATCCACTGGCTATCACCCTGGCTGTTGTGGGTATTGTTTATGCTTCTATTATTGCCTTTAAGCAAAAAGATGGCAAGCGTTTAATCGCTTACTCATCAATTGCACACGTTGGCTTAATCTCTGCCGCTATCCTGGCGCTGAATTGGAACGGTTTGCAAGGTGCTATGATCCAGATGCTGAGCCACGGTATTAACGTGGTTGGTTTGTTCATCGTATGGGATATCATCAGCCGTAAAATGAATACCCGCGATATTACCCAACTGGGCGGTATTGCCAAAGTTGCGCCGGTATTTGCTACCTGTTTCCTGATTATTACGCTGGGAGCTGTTGCATTGCCGTTAACTAACGGTTTTGTGGGCGAGTTTTTATTGCTGAGCGGCATTTATGATTATAACATCATCTTGGTTGCTATAGCCGGCTTAACCATCATTTTGGGTGCGGTTTATATGCTGCGCATGTACAAAGGCGTTATGCAGGGCCCAACTAATGACCTGACCATCCAGTTTACGGATGTGACCGGTACCGATAAATGGGTACTGATTATTATCAGTGCGCTGGTAAT
- the nuoH gene encoding NADH-quinone oxidoreductase subunit NuoH — MLTDLYIKIALVVVIFAISLLIAMYSTYAERKVAAFLQDRLGPDRAGPWGILQPAADGMKMFMKEEIIPTRATGFLFIVGPSLAIMTACIGSAVIPWGQKLVIGSTTIDLQVTDINVGILYIFGVVSLGVYGIMIGGWASNNKYSLLGAIRAASQNISYEISMGLSIIALLMVTGTLSLREIAEQQHGWHWNIIYQPVGFVLFLICAFAETNRSPFDLPECETELVGGYHTEYSSMKLGFYLFAEYINMFISSAVMVTLYWGAYNYPGMDYIAAHFGANASVILGVVLMFMKIFLFIFFFMWVRWTIPRFRYDQLMDLGWKGLIPFAIANIVVTGLVIVLYHHS; from the coding sequence ATGCTTACAGATTTATATATAAAGATTGCTTTAGTAGTAGTGATTTTCGCTATCAGCTTGCTGATTGCGATGTACTCTACTTATGCCGAGCGTAAAGTTGCTGCATTTTTGCAGGACAGGCTGGGACCAGACCGTGCAGGTCCGTGGGGGATTTTACAACCTGCTGCCGACGGTATGAAGATGTTCATGAAAGAAGAGATCATCCCAACCCGTGCTACCGGTTTCCTGTTCATCGTTGGCCCTTCGCTGGCAATAATGACGGCCTGTATAGGCTCTGCGGTTATTCCATGGGGACAGAAACTGGTGATCGGTTCTACCACTATAGACCTGCAGGTGACCGATATCAACGTAGGTATCCTGTACATCTTCGGCGTGGTATCGCTGGGGGTATATGGCATCATGATTGGTGGCTGGGCATCAAACAACAAATACTCGTTGCTGGGTGCTATCCGCGCGGCGTCACAGAATATCAGTTACGAAATTTCGATGGGCCTGTCTATCATTGCCCTGCTAATGGTAACCGGTACACTGAGCCTGCGTGAGATTGCAGAGCAACAACACGGCTGGCACTGGAATATCATCTATCAGCCGGTAGGTTTTGTCCTGTTCCTGATCTGTGCTTTTGCGGAAACCAACCGTTCACCGTTCGACTTACCGGAGTGTGAGACCGAGCTGGTAGGCGGTTATCATACCGAATACTCATCAATGAAACTGGGTTTCTACCTGTTCGCTGAGTATATCAACATGTTCATCTCATCGGCAGTAATGGTGACGCTGTACTGGGGCGCTTATAACTATCCGGGTATGGACTATATCGCTGCTCACTTTGGTGCCAATGCATCTGTGATTTTGGGTGTGGTGCTGATGTTCATGAAAATATTCCTGTTCATCTTCTTCTTTATGTGGGTACGCTGGACCATCCCGCGTTTCCGCTATGACCAGTTGATGGACCTGGGCTGGAAAGGCCTGATACCTTTTGCCATTGCCAACATTGTGGTAACCGGCCTTGTAATTGTATTGTATCACCATAGTTAA
- the nuoE gene encoding NAD(P)H-dependent oxidoreductase subunit E — MLKVEDTQTPVTFRPELVKQFDEIVSRYPQGKQKSALLPILHLVQAEFGWVSAPAMDKVAEYLSIQPIEVYEVATFYTMYFMRPQGKYALEVCRTGPCCLVGAEKIMDHIEQKLGVKEGEVTEDGLFSWRGVECLAACGFGPVLQIGPEYTFYENLTPESVDRLIDDLKSRGNVN, encoded by the coding sequence ATGCTTAAAGTTGAAGATACACAAACGCCGGTAACGTTTCGCCCAGAGCTGGTCAAACAGTTTGACGAGATTGTGAGCCGGTATCCGCAGGGCAAACAAAAATCGGCCCTGTTGCCTATACTGCACCTGGTGCAGGCTGAGTTTGGCTGGGTAAGCGCTCCTGCCATGGATAAAGTGGCCGAATACCTGAGCATTCAACCGATTGAGGTGTATGAGGTTGCTACCTTTTATACCATGTACTTTATGCGCCCGCAAGGCAAATACGCGCTGGAAGTATGCCGTACAGGCCCATGCTGCCTGGTTGGTGCCGAGAAGATCATGGATCACATTGAGCAGAAGCTGGGTGTAAAAGAGGGTGAAGTAACCGAAGATGGCCTGTTTAGCTGGAGAGGTGTAGAGTGTTTGGCCGCCTGTGGCTTTGGTCCGGTATTACAGATCGGTCCGGAATATACTTTTTATGAAAACCTTACGCCTGAATCGGTTGATCGTTTAATTGACGATTTAAAATCAAGAGGAAATGTCAACTAG
- a CDS encoding NADH-quinone oxidoreductase subunit J, producing MGIFYFIAFLSVLFALLVITAKNPVHSVLYLILTFFTITIHYILLNAQFLAIVNFIVYMGAIMVLFLFVLMLLNLNVDSEPVKSNIVKFAAVIGGCCLLATLFGALKLSASSKPVLLADPGLGLVKSLGKVLFNQFLLPFEISSILLLSAMVGAVLLAKKEPKAA from the coding sequence ATGGGTATATTTTACTTTATCGCGTTTTTATCAGTGCTGTTTGCACTCCTGGTAATTACTGCCAAAAACCCGGTGCACAGCGTGTTATACCTTATCCTCACGTTTTTCACTATCACTATTCACTACATTTTGCTTAACGCCCAATTTTTGGCCATCGTAAACTTTATTGTTTACATGGGGGCCATTATGGTGTTGTTCCTGTTCGTGCTGATGTTGCTCAACCTCAACGTCGATTCAGAACCTGTCAAAAGCAATATTGTAAAGTTTGCAGCCGTTATTGGCGGTTGTTGTTTACTGGCCACCCTGTTTGGCGCCCTTAAGCTATCGGCCTCATCAAAGCCGGTGCTGCTGGCAGATCCGGGTCTGGGGTTGGTGAAAAGCCTGGGTAAAGTATTGTTTAACCAATTTTTGTTACCGTTCGAAATTTCGTCCATCCTGCTGTTGTCAGCCATGGTGGGTGCGGTATTATTAGCTAAAAAAGAACCAAAAGCTGCCTGA
- a CDS encoding NADH-quinone oxidoreductase subunit C encodes MGKITNEELLQQINEKFGEAIKVEGEPYGLLTIEAGRENIIDLLTFLKTSPELQFIYLTDITAIHYPEREKPIGIVYHLHSLVNNVRIRIKVFVADGDVWIPSATVLWDGANWMERETYDFFGVDFKGHPDLRRILNVDDMTVFPMRREYPLEDPNRVDKKDYFFGR; translated from the coding sequence ATGGGCAAGATCACAAACGAAGAGCTGCTACAGCAGATCAATGAAAAATTTGGTGAAGCGATAAAAGTAGAAGGCGAACCTTATGGTTTGCTGACTATTGAAGCCGGTCGTGAAAATATTATCGATCTGCTCACCTTCCTGAAAACCAGTCCGGAGTTGCAGTTTATCTATTTAACAGATATTACCGCTATTCACTATCCTGAGCGCGAAAAACCTATCGGTATAGTTTATCACCTGCATAGTCTGGTAAACAATGTGCGCATCCGCATTAAGGTATTTGTTGCTGATGGCGATGTTTGGATACCAAGTGCAACTGTGCTTTGGGACGGCGCCAACTGGATGGAGCGCGAAACATACGATTTCTTTGGTGTGGATTTCAAAGGACACCCAGATCTGCGCCGGATCCTGAACGTGGACGATATGACCGTGTTCCCGATGCGCCGCGAGTATCCGCTGGAAGACCCTAACCGTGTTGATAAGAAAGATTACTTTTTCGGGAGATAA
- the nuoL gene encoding NADH-quinone oxidoreductase subunit L: protein MDKLIWLIPILPLAGFIINGLGRNKLPKGLIGSIGTLLVLASFAISVGVFFEVKANYQHHIAIKYFDWILAGPVRIPFEFYIDQLSAIMLLIITGVGTLIHLYSIGYMHDDEGFGKFFAYLNLFIFFMLLLVMGANYVIMFIGWEGVGLCSYLLIGFWYSNPSYADAAKKAFVMNRIGDLGFLIAIFLILNLFGTVNIQEMIKKAQLIHPGYWAVGLAAGLLFIGATGKSAQIPLFTWLPDAMAGPTPVSALIHAATMVTAGIYMITRSNVLFLLSPVVMNIVAIIGLATALFAALIALTQTDIKKVLAYSTVSQLGYMFLGLGVGAFTGGFFHVITHAFFKALLFLGAGSVIHAVSGEQDMRNMGGLRKKLPITFWTMLIGTIAIAGIPPFAGFFSKDEILAHTYEHSKIMYAIGVITAMFTSFYMFRMLFLTFYGKFRGTSEQEHHLHESPATMTLPLIVLAVLSVVGGLINVPAVLGGHEELGEFLKPIINNKFLSEPKEALTPAIEVTLMCISVAAAFIALAYAYVKYNKNGHVPVRDDEERGLLATLSYNKFYVDELYDLIIRRPLDWLSDFFYKVIEKLGIDGLVNGIGAGPVEASKGLRLLQTGNVGFYIFMMVVGIVAILLYSLGLMDKLHV from the coding sequence ATGGATAAACTTATCTGGCTTATTCCGATATTACCCCTGGCGGGATTTATTATCAACGGGCTTGGCCGAAACAAATTACCAAAAGGCCTTATCGGTTCTATCGGTACCTTACTGGTACTGGCGTCATTCGCTATCAGTGTCGGCGTTTTCTTCGAGGTGAAAGCTAACTATCAGCACCACATCGCCATCAAGTATTTCGACTGGATCCTGGCCGGGCCTGTACGCATCCCCTTTGAGTTCTACATCGATCAGCTAAGCGCTATTATGCTGCTTATCATTACCGGTGTTGGTACGCTGATTCACCTATACTCTATCGGCTATATGCATGATGATGAGGGCTTTGGTAAGTTCTTTGCTTATTTAAACCTGTTTATCTTCTTCATGCTGCTGCTGGTAATGGGCGCCAACTATGTAATTATGTTCATCGGTTGGGAAGGCGTGGGGCTTTGCTCTTACCTGCTCATTGGTTTCTGGTACAGCAATCCATCTTATGCTGATGCTGCCAAGAAAGCATTTGTAATGAACCGTATTGGCGATTTAGGTTTCCTGATTGCCATCTTCCTTATCCTGAATTTGTTTGGCACGGTGAACATCCAGGAGATGATCAAAAAAGCACAGTTGATTCACCCGGGTTACTGGGCGGTTGGTCTGGCTGCCGGGCTGCTGTTCATCGGTGCTACCGGTAAATCAGCACAAATTCCACTGTTTACCTGGTTGCCTGACGCGATGGCCGGTCCGACACCTGTTTCGGCGCTCATCCACGCAGCTACTATGGTTACTGCGGGTATTTATATGATCACCCGTTCAAACGTGCTGTTCCTGCTCTCACCAGTGGTGATGAATATCGTTGCCATCATCGGTTTGGCAACAGCTTTATTTGCGGCACTCATCGCGTTAACACAAACAGATATTAAGAAAGTACTGGCATACTCAACCGTATCTCAGTTGGGTTATATGTTCCTGGGTTTAGGCGTTGGTGCCTTTACCGGTGGTTTCTTCCATGTTATTACCCACGCATTCTTCAAAGCTTTATTATTCCTGGGTGCCGGTTCGGTAATCCACGCGGTAAGCGGCGAGCAGGATATGCGTAACATGGGCGGTCTGCGTAAAAAATTGCCTATTACTTTCTGGACAATGCTTATCGGTACTATTGCCATTGCAGGTATCCCGCCGTTTGCCGGTTTCTTTTCTAAGGACGAAATTCTGGCGCACACTTATGAGCACAGCAAGATCATGTATGCTATCGGTGTCATCACCGCCATGTTTACCTCGTTCTATATGTTCCGCATGTTGTTCCTTACTTTTTACGGAAAATTCCGCGGAACCAGCGAACAGGAGCATCACCTGCATGAGTCGCCTGCAACTATGACGCTGCCGCTGATTGTGCTGGCCGTGCTTTCTGTTGTTGGTGGTTTGATTAACGTACCGGCCGTATTAGGCGGTCACGAAGAGTTAGGCGAGTTTTTGAAGCCGATCATCAATAACAAGTTCTTATCAGAACCTAAGGAGGCATTGACTCCTGCGATTGAAGTGACGCTGATGTGTATCTCTGTAGCCGCAGCGTTTATTGCCCTGGCTTATGCTTACGTTAAATACAACAAAAACGGGCATGTGCCTGTGCGCGACGACGAAGAGCGTGGTTTGCTGGCTACCCTGTCATATAACAAGTTTTATGTTGATGAGTTGTATGACCTGATTATCCGTCGCCCGTTAGATTGGCTGTCTGATTTCTTCTATAAAGTGATCGAGAAGCTGGGTATCGATGGCCTGGTGAATGGCATTGGTGCCGGACCGGTAGAGGCCAGCAAAGGTTTGCGCCTGTTGCAAACTGGTAACGTAGGTTTCTACATTTTTATGATGGTAGTAGGCATTGTGGCCATACTACTGTATAGTTTGGGTTTAATGGATAAGCTGCACGTATAA